A single window of Motacilla alba alba isolate MOTALB_02 chromosome 12, Motacilla_alba_V1.0_pri, whole genome shotgun sequence DNA harbors:
- the LOC119706175 gene encoding LOW QUALITY PROTEIN: histone H1-like (The sequence of the model RefSeq protein was modified relative to this genomic sequence to represent the inferred CDS: inserted 1 base in 1 codon), with protein sequence MRHKRRKVWLQSLRRAQAGGCRGFPGSRTGGTVLATAPAATSELKKAASGSKAREPAGPRVTELITKAVHGSKECKGFSLAPLRKALATSGYNVEKNKSRIKLGPRSLISNGTLVQTKGIGASGSFKLNKKLGETKEKAKRKRXAAKPKKPAAKKPTNSAKKPKKAAAVKTSPEEVKKLAGTAAKKAAKSPKRAPQAGHPKKAVKSPAKAKAVKSKAAKPKAAKPKAAKAKKSVPKKK encoded by the exons ATGCGTCATAAAAGGAGGAAGGTTTGGCTGCAGTCCCTGAGGAGAGCACAGGCAGGCGGCTGCAGGGGTTTCCCAGGGTCGCGGACAGGCGGCACGGTGTTGGCCACAGCGCCCGCTGCCACCAGTGAGCTGAAGAAGGCGGCGAGCGGCTCCAAGGCCCGTGAGCCCGCGGGGCCCAGGGTCACCGAGCTGATCACCAAGGCTGTGCATGGCTCCAAGGAGTGCAAGGGGTTCTCCCTTGCCCCGCTCAGGAAGGCGCTGGCCACCAGTGGCTACAACGTGGAGAAGAACAAGAGCCGCATCAAGCTGGGGCCCAGGAGCCTCATCAGCAATGGCACCCTGGTGCAGACCAAGGGCATCGGTGCCTCTGGCTCTTTCAAGCTGAACAAGAAGCTAGGtgagacaaaagaaaaggcaaaaaggaaaa cagctGCCAAGCCTAAGAAGCCGGCAGCCAAGAAGCCCACCAACTCTGCTAAGAAGCCCAAGAAAGCGGCGGCGGTGAAGACGAGTCCCGAGGAAGTGAAGAAgctggcaggcacagcagccaagAAAGCAGCCAAGAGTCCCAAGAGAGCCCCACAGGCGGGCCACCCCAAAAAGGCAGTGAAGAGTCCAGCTAAGGCGAAAGCAGTGAAGTCCAAAGCAGCCAAGCCAAAGGCAGCCAAACCCAAAGCAGCCAAGGCAAAGAAGTCAGTGCcaaaaaagaagtaa